A genomic stretch from Desulfotignum balticum DSM 7044 includes:
- the radC gene encoding RadC family protein translates to MTETVFSKTTHKGAGHRKRLRERFLSGGLAGFHDYEVIELLLTLNTPMKDCKDAAKALLKEFKSFQAVLEADVNDLCRIPGVGPVNSLGIRLVKAVAERYLETKVVERDVVNNPDELVDYLNHTIGFKGREHFVGIFLDAKNRVLTSEILFSGTLSASAVYPREVVIKALQHQSAAMIFAHNHPSGDVTPSASDKDITRKLVFALGMVGITVHEHLIVGGRGVYSFAAQGLMARFQKEFNASDDQGRR, encoded by the coding sequence ATGACGGAGACAGTCTTCAGTAAAACGACCCATAAAGGCGCAGGGCATCGGAAACGGCTGCGGGAGCGGTTTCTTTCCGGCGGACTGGCCGGATTCCACGATTATGAGGTCATTGAACTGCTGTTGACCTTGAACACGCCCATGAAGGATTGTAAAGATGCGGCCAAGGCGTTGTTGAAAGAGTTCAAAAGTTTTCAGGCTGTGCTGGAGGCGGATGTGAACGATCTGTGTCGAATTCCGGGAGTCGGACCGGTCAACAGTCTGGGAATCCGTCTGGTCAAAGCGGTGGCGGAACGATATCTGGAGACAAAAGTCGTTGAACGGGATGTGGTGAACAATCCGGATGAGCTGGTGGATTATTTGAATCATACCATCGGGTTTAAAGGCCGGGAGCATTTTGTGGGCATTTTCCTGGATGCCAAAAACCGGGTCCTGACATCGGAAATTCTGTTTTCCGGGACTTTGAGCGCCAGCGCAGTCTATCCCCGGGAAGTGGTGATCAAAGCGTTGCAGCATCAGTCGGCGGCAATGATTTTTGCCCACAATCATCCGTCCGGGGATGTGACCCCGTCAGCCAGTGATAAAGATATCACTCGAAAACTGGTGTTTGCCCTGGGTATGGTGGGAATTACGGTTCATGAACATTTAATTGTGGGTGGTCGGGGCGTTTACAGCTTTGCGGCCCAGGGGCTGATGGCCCGGTTTCAAAAGGAATTCAACGCATCAGATGACCAAGGAAGAAGATAA